The stretch of DNA CAATTCGATCTGTGACACATCTCTGTTCATTCGTCACACCCCTAAAATTGTCTATGTGTTAGtctacgttgacgatattattgTCACCGGCCCGTGCTCTGCCACTATAGGCATATTCATCTCGGGTTTGGCGTCTCGGGTTTCACTTAAGGACTTGGGTCACTTGTCCTATTTTCTGGGAGATGAGGTTCATTCTACTGCTCATGGTCTGCTCCTTAGCCAATGTCGCTATATCACTAACTTACGCACTCGTGTTGGCATTCTTGGGTCTCACCCGATGCACACTCCTATGGACCCAAATGCAACTCTTCATCTCACTGATGGCACACCCCTTGAAAACTCCACTGAATATCGCTCTTTAGTTAGGGGGGTTGCAATATCTATCTCTAACCCGTTCCGATGTTGTCTTTTCAGTCAACAAATTGTCTCAATTTATGCATCGTCCCTCCATTGTCCATTTGCAGGCTCTCAAGCGTGTTCTTCGTTACCTAAATGGCTCGCTTGATGTTGGTCTTACGCTTTATCGTGACTCGCCCCTTGCTCTTCATGCCTTCTCTGATTCCGATTTGGGGCTGATAAAGACGATGCTCTCTCTACCGGTGCTTACATAGTTTATCTGGTTCGCAATGCTCTCTCTTGGAGCTTAAAGAAACAACGCTCCGTAGCACACTCTTCCACAGAAGCCGAATATTGTGCTACTGCGAATGCAACTGCGGAACTGTCTTGGCTTGAGAACCTCATGGATGAACTTCATTTCAAATTGCCTAGCTCTCCTACTATTTTTTGCGACAATATTCGTGCCACTCACCTCAGTTCTAACCCAATTTTTCACTCCCGTATGAAGCATCTTGCAATTGATTTTCATATTATTCGAGAAAAGGTCCAAAGTGGCACCCTACGTGTGACTCCAGTTCACAACGACGACCAGCTCGCGGATGCCTTGACCAAACCCTTGCCTCGGCCACAGCTCCGTATGTTACTCTCCAAGATCAGACTTTCTCTCCTCTCGTCCGTCTTGCGGGGGGGATGATAAGATTACGTCTAAAGATTCTGGCTAATCATTTCCATCTAAtcttattttttatatattttaatttgtaTTATCTTTTACATATTCTCTTGATTGTAATCTTAGCTTAATTCATTGTATATCCTAGCATATCATATTGTAATCTTCTCTAGTTAGGAAACTTAGGTTTTAGGTTGCTAAGACTCTTTGGATAAATACCTTTGTCATAATGTTAATACAATCAAGCTTTTCCAAACACCTCCTCTCTATATCCTTTACACTTTCTCCATAATTCTGATTCTAATATGGTGAAAGGAAAATAATTGACATCATAATTAACGAGGAAAAATGCAACTAATAATATTTTGGTGAACGAGAAGCAATTTACATCATCATCAAGAAGGAAAAATGGATCTAACACtattttgaggtaaatttctgcaccaatcatacgaactattattagaagaatacaagacgagcacataagaatacaagctattaagataagaatgcgagctaatgtaaaaagaatacgagcttaaacaaatcacgaacttaaaaatacgagcacataagaatacgagctattaatataaaaatacgagctaatgtaaaaagaatacgagtttaaaaggatCACGAGTTTAAAAATACGAAaatataagaatacgagctaatgtaaaaagaatacgaacTTAAAAGGACTAAGAGCTTtcaaatacgagcacataagaatacgagctataaAGATAAGAATATGAGTTAATGTAAAAAAAATACGAACTTCAACTATTTTCTGTTGGAAGTATTGCTTAATTCTGCTTCAAAAGaatcccacattgataaaatatGTTGGAGTTTTATAGTTTATAAGTGATCATTTGTATTGGACTACTAGATATGTAGTGGTAAATGGGTCGTACAaccacacacgcgcgcgcgcgcacGCCATGCCACGCCGGGCCGGGCACGGGCACGGGCTCTGGGCTctggtagagcacctgcggtgcgtaggggtgggcataatccggtccggaccggaatctagtgaaccggaaccggaattaaaaattccggtccggtctccggtccaccattttccaagattccggtccggtccggtccggaccggtttggaccggaatgcccggaattattgttatttgcattttttttcttaaaattgtatttttattccggtccgattcggtccaatggaccggaatttttggaccggaatttgagaaagtgggtaattccggtccatccggtccggtccggtcttggccggaatttttccggtccggtcccggtccgggatttttgtaatccggtccggtcccggtccatgaattttgtcgattccggttccggtccaaaTCGGTTCCGGTCCGGTGCCCACCCCTAGCGGTGCGTGCCGTAGGCCGTGCAGTCTTCTGTACTAATTTTTGTGTTTTACAATACTGATTTTACAGTCTTCTAAAACCTCTTTATGAGACAATTTATTATGGTTTCTGGATCTTTCCTACACCTACTATATATACACCTCTTTTCTACCTTTTCAGAACACACAAAAACACAACAACTCTCTCTTCTCTCCATCTCTCTACACTCTATTTCCGTAGCTGATTTTGGGCAACGTTCTGTTACTACTCCTCAATCCgagtctttgtcgtacaccttagGCTCGGAATTCGTGTAACCCTGGGGGTTGGTTGCCaagaggccgtgtgtatcgagcggggcaaattcaactttagggcagtgattcTTGTCACGCCACGACTTCTTTCTCAGCTGGTTCTATAAGTTTTACCGTTCATTGTTATCGTAATAGTGATACCGCCTACATTTTCATGCATTAGAAATTTTGGGAAAATATATTCCTTTCTCACGAGTCATATGATTTGTTCTGcaatagtcaattaattataataatttaagagATAATATTATTATTCATTAACTGGACAATGGAGGAAGGTGAGGAGGAGTTAGCAGTAAGAGTGAGTAGGGGATTTGATTAAAAATTATATTACATTATTTTTATTGTACATTCAATCGTATAATCTTAAAACTGCGTAAATAAGGGGTAGAAATTAACAAAGCGCAATATTTTCATTTCAGTTACTTATGGGGAAAATCCCGCCTCTCCATTTATTGTTTGGTTTGATTATTTCAtcctaaaaacgaaaaaaaaaactgcTCCATTTGCCAACTGTCTTCTCCACCTGTACAACTCCTGTCGTTGCCTGGAATAATTGACAATATAATCGTGATTTGCTGCCTATATTGTCCCCAGAAAATAGTTGATCATCCATCAATAAAATTGTTTGCGCATCTCATTTAttgtcattaaaaaaaaaaaagaaaaaaaaaagatgagggAAATATTGCACATCCAAGGAGGGCAATGCGGGAACCAAATCGGATCAAAGTTCTGGGAGGTGATATGCGACGAACACGGTGTGGATAAGTCGGGTCAATTTGGAGGTGATTCTGAGGAACTTCAGTTGGAGAGGATCAATGTTTACTTCAACGAGGCCGCTGGTGGACGGTACGTCCCTCGTGCGGTCCTTATGGATCTGGAACCCGGTACGATGGATAGCATCCGATCCGGTCCTCTGGGTCAAATATTCCGTCCTGATAACTTTGTGTTCGGACAATCCGGTGCCGGTAATAATTGGGCCAAAGGCCATTATACCGAGGGCGCTGAGCTCATTGATTCTGTTCTTGATGTTGTCCGTAAGGAGGCTGAGAATTGTGATTGCCTCCAAGGTATACactatacatacatacatttcATCCATCACATTTTCCTTATTACCACTACGTAATATTTATTTTAATATTACATcttgatgatcgcattcattcattcattcattcatacatgatacatatattatatatatacaatgcaatactCCGTATGTAACATTgctgtttatttttatttattttgatgatCACATATACATATGAGATTTGAGATTTTGATGTACATTTTGTGAGTTGTTAATTCAAATAAATATTATTCCTATGCTGCTAAATGAGTGAGTTATTTATTATAGGTTTCCAGGTATGTCACTCGCTTGGAGGAGGAACTGGTTCCGGTATGGGGACTCTGCTGATCTCAAAGATAAGGGAAGAATATCCAGACAGAATGATGCTTACCTTCTCTGTTTTCCCATCTCCCAAGGTCTCCGACACCGTTGTTGAACCATACAATGCTACTCTTTCTGTTCATCAGTTGGTCGAGAATGCTGACGAGTGTATGGTTCTGGACAATGAAGCCCTTTATGATATCTGCTTTAGGACCTTGAAGCTCACCAATCCCAGCTGTAAGTCTTCTCCATCATATCAACTACCGAGTATCATTTTCTATACTTGACATACATCTGATGAATTAACACttttttatttatgctttgtCATTGCAGTCGGTGATCTCAATCACTTGATTTCTGCAACTATGAGTGGTGTGACCTGCTGCCTACGATTCCCTGGTCAGCTCAATTCCGACCTAAGGAAGCTTGCTGTCAACCTCATCCCCTTCCCTAGACTTCACTTCTTCATGGTGGGTTTTGCTCCTCTCACGTCTCGTGGATCCCAGCAGTACGTTTCCCTGACAGTCCCGGAGCTGACTCAGCAAATGTGGGATGCCAAGAACATGATGTGCGCTGCAGACCCTCGTCATGGGAGGTACCTAACAGCCTCAGCCATGTTCAGGGGAAAGATGAGCACCAAAGAAGTGGATGAACAGATGATCAATGTACAGAATAAAAACTCATCCTACTTTGTTGAGTGGATCCCCAACAATGTGAAATCAAGTGTGTGTGATATCCCGCCAACAGGTCTTAAGATGGCTTCCACATTTGTAGGGAACTCGACATCTATCCAGGAGATGTTCAGGAGGGTGAGCGAACAGTTTACAGCAATGTTCAGGCGTAAGGCTTTCTTGCATTGGTACACTGGAGAAGGAATGGACGAGATGGAGTTCACGGAAGCAGAGAGCAATATGAATGATCTGGTGGCTGAGTATCAACAATACCAGGATGCTACTGCCGAGTACGAGGAAGAGTATGAGGATGGCGCTGAGGAAAATGAGGAGGCCTAGATCATCTTTTCTTTTTCTGCCTTTCCTTACCCTAAAGCAGTCAAGCTTAAACTTTTGCTGCACCTTTATATTTTTaccatgtgtttttttttttttttttttgcacctgTTTGCACTTTCGGAATTTTGGGAGTTAAAGTCTATTAAGGTTATGTGTTATTATTGTATCAAACTTTTTTAATCTTTGAATacttataaaatttaaattaCTCTTTGCATAGCAATGTGACCCAGCTTCAACATCCTTGTTAGAAAAAAAACTGCCCTACTCAAATTTTGGGATTCTATATGGATTTACTCTCTGCATTTCTGTGGAACAAATATTGATCTCTCTTTTCTTTCATTGACATATTCCTCTTGTTATTCATGCCATGCCACCACAAGTAAATGCATCACTTCTTATTGAGCGACATAAATTATGTATGTTTTTGGTTGTGGAATAAGAGCCATTATGAATTCAATGCAAGCGGAGGAAAGTTAATGAATTTGGAATCACAATAATCAGAATCTACAAGAGAAAAATGATTATGCGTAAGAGATTTGAATGCAATGCAAGTGTCATTGACCTATGATATCTTTTCATGGAGATGTTCATATATTCCTAGCTAAGAATTAGGTAATGAGTTCTCAAACAATATGACTAACTGAATTGTGACTTTGCAAACGAGGAAGGAGGGAGGAAGTGACCATAACTCATATAAACGAGTTGATAAGATGAGATTAGTTTATGAAATTGAAATGGGAGGGTGGGTTTCACTTGGCTAAAATTGGGTGGGCCGAAAGAGGCGAATGCCAAATTGCCATGTTACTCTTCTTCTATAATAAAGATACGGAGTATATTCATTATTTAATTAATACTCCTACTACAATTTGTTTGATACTCCGTAAAACTGGAAGCCTTTCCATTTGTTTGATCCCCATACGGCATTAATAGAATAGCTCCTCTCCTCTCTTTCCTGGCTTTCAGGTACTTTGAATTTACCTTTTTATCATTTCAATTTTCCTTCCATCCCATTTCAATCACTCTAGTATTTAAAAGATTTTCTCTTTTTGTCAACTTAAAAGCGTGTAGTGATGATTAACTCTTAATTAACAAAAACATGTATAAAGTGACTCCATTGATTAATCCTTGATAGGGATGTTGTTGTTTGTTGGATATTCTCTCACAAATGCtatcaattaaattaaattaatatggtTAATTTGTTCAAAACTatacatcaatcaatcaatcaatcaatcagaTTATAATAAATAGCCTTAACTGCATTGGTGTCAATTAGTAgccatatatttaattaaatcaaatttattacacTCGTAATTTGTTTTGTAAATTTGTAGAGTGGTTGGGCAGACATGGATACATCTTCAGGTGGTCAAGGCCTGTATCCGCTCCACCGTTGCAAGACTCTTCATTTTGTGTGTCTTCATCACTTCTCCTTTTACTTTTTATCATTCTCATTATTCTTTTCTTCTGTTAATTAATCTCATTGTTTTCTactcaattaattaattaacaggTGAGACATGCGCAAGGGTTTCACAATGTTGCAGGAGAAAAAGACCACCAGGCCTACTCGTCTTACGATTATCTAGATGCAAGCTTGACTCCTCTTGGCTGGGAACAGGTTGATAATTTGCGCAACCATGTTCAGGCTACTGGTTTGTCCAACAAAATTGACTTGGTTATTATCTCTCCTTTGACAAGGTATATTATGCATCTCTCTCTATGTCTGTCTCTATCTTTTATATATAGCTGAAACTGTTAATTTGGATATATAGGACTTTGCAAACAGCTGTTGGAGTTTTTGGAGGTGGCGACTATTCTGATGGTATAGATGTATTGCCACTCATGGTGGCAGATGCAGGGAATAGTGGCCGCCCTGCAATTTCAAGTTTTAACTGCTCTCCCTTTTTAGCCGTTGAGCTTTGCCGTGAACTCCTGGTATGTTCTGATCTTATTTACAGGCTCAGCTTCAGCTGCTTTAATTCTTTTCATTGCAATTCAGAAAACACATCACATTTTTTTGCTGCATTTCATGCATTTGCTTGCGGGCTTCCCCTAACTCCCACAGATTAGATCAAACCTAATCTTCAGGGTGTCAAACAGCTTGTTTACACGGGTACCAACAACCTTGGCCCAAAACGATAAGGGGCCGCCTCACATATATACTCCACCTTGTAAAATAAGAATATAACATCCTTTGGCATAATGGTTGCACGGCTAGAGTCTGATTCGATGGTTGTTAATTCAACCCCTCATCTTGCATATTTTTATGTGTAGTACTAGTACTGCAGTAGGCCCAGTGCAGTTACATAATGTTATGGAGTACTTGGTTCTTCCAGCTCTTCAACTATGGTTAACAATTAACAAGAGAGGAATAATTTCTGTTCATCTTCAGTCTTCACTCTTACTAAAATTTAACAGAAAAACTTATATGGAGTACCGACTTGCTTACTTCATGTTTGTGTATTTCAAATTAGACAAATTTAACCCTAAAAACGTCAATTATTTTCcctcaaaaaataaaataaaaaggttaattgtCCGAAAACTATAGGGTCCCGAGACCCACTAGCAAGTAGCAATTATGTAGCTACGCCTCTGTGACAAGAGCCCACTGTTAGAAAAATTTTAAAAGCAGAAAAAATAGCATTCTCCATctcaaaaaaaatgtaaaaacTTATAATTTCTTTTATTACAATAATGGTACGCCAAGTCGCAAGGCCCTAACTTAGGTTTTGGAATCAGGCCTCCAAATTTCATTAGACGGCTCTGCTTATCGTGATTTTTCTGAACTAGTTACTAAAATCTGTAACTTTCCCTGGCTTCATATGTCCATAGGAGTGGTTTGATCTTGAAGAAAGTCTATTTCGACAGCTCGATATCACTTAGTATCTTCTTCCTTTTGAATTGTATTTTCTGGAAATATGGTTTTTTGCCTATGCCGGTTTTGGTCATAGACATTTTAACGTTAGCTGTATAATTAAAGACTTAAAAGTCGTATTTTTTGTTGTGATTTTAGCTCTTTAATAAAACTTATTTTTCGTCTTTGCTTTGGAAAGAAAGAACCTTTTTAACTTTTTTTGGTACTTACCATCATCATCTCTCGTTTCAGGGAGTCCATCCATGTGATAAGAGGAAGACAAAGAGAGAGTACCAATCTTCTTTCCCTGCTATTGATTTCTCACTGGTAATTTACATTTGTCTGAATGAGGTTGGATGTAGAAAAAGTAAATGAACATTTCCCATTTCCATTGCCTCTGACATACTAATTCTTTTCCCCTTCAACATCTTAAACATCAGATAGAAAGTGACGAGGACATAATGTGGAGGGAGGAGAAAAGAGAAACAGATGAAGAAGTGGCGGAAAGAGGAATGAAGTTTATGAAATGGTATGTATGCTCTTCTTGTTCATAGTTTGTGAACTCTCTATTTCTCCACTTCATTTTActtttgtttaatttatttttatttttaattttattttcttctGATTTAGGCTATGGAGCCGAAGAGAAAAGGAAATTGCTATTGTGACTCACAGCGGGTTTTTGTTTCACACCCTTAGTGCCTTTGGAAATGATTGTCATCAAATTGTGAAAAATGAAATATGCACACAGTAAGTGTTGATCTTATGGTAAACTGGCACTTTATCACCTGATTGAGGGTCCTCAACTTGTCTTGGGTTTAACTGAGTTTACTTTCATGCATTTGCAGCTTCAAAAACTGTGAACTACGCTCTATGATTCTTGTTGATAAAAGGTGAGCTTTAGAACTAACGCTAACTTCAATCTTCCTTGCCTGCATTATACTCAATTGGTTTAATGGCTATATTACAAAATTTGCAGTATGGCAAGTCATGATACTCCCGCGACAAACTTTACGGGAAAAGTTCCAGATGGACCAGATCTTCCAAGTGACGCAGTAGATGAGAAGCTTTCGTAGCTCGACCCTCGTTTTAGATTGGTAATCAGAATGGCATTATGCTATGAATGACTTCTACAATATCAAACTTACTAGTGGATTTTCATTTCAGATATACATTCAGTATCTATTGTTAGTGTACGGATGTAAGGAAGATGCTAAAGAACGTGAATTAAGACAATAGATTTACGTGGTCCACTAACAATGTGTTAGCTATGTCCACGAGAAGAAGGGAGAACTCTTTTATTGTTCGCGAGGAAGTACAGATTTCAGAATATATTATTCGGGGCATTCAGATTTCCTAAACAAATACAAAGTT from Silene latifolia isolate original U9 population chromosome 10, ASM4854445v1, whole genome shotgun sequence encodes:
- the LOC141604572 gene encoding tubulin beta-1 chain-like — encoded protein: MREILHIQGGQCGNQIGSKFWEVICDEHGVDKSGQFGGDSEELQLERINVYFNEAAGGRYVPRAVLMDLEPGTMDSIRSGPLGQIFRPDNFVFGQSGAGNNWAKGHYTEGAELIDSVLDVVRKEAENCDCLQGFQVCHSLGGGTGSGMGTLLISKIREEYPDRMMLTFSVFPSPKVSDTVVEPYNATLSVHQLVENADECMVLDNEALYDICFRTLKLTNPSFGDLNHLISATMSGVTCCLRFPGQLNSDLRKLAVNLIPFPRLHFFMVGFAPLTSRGSQQYVSLTVPELTQQMWDAKNMMCAADPRHGRYLTASAMFRGKMSTKEVDEQMINVQNKNSSYFVEWIPNNVKSSVCDIPPTGLKMASTFVGNSTSIQEMFRRVSEQFTAMFRRKAFLHWYTGEGMDEMEFTEAESNMNDLVAEYQQYQDATAEYEEEYEDGAEENEEA
- the LOC141604573 gene encoding phosphoglycerate mutase-like protein 1 gives rise to the protein MDTSSGGQGLYPLHRCKTLHFVRHAQGFHNVAGEKDHQAYSSYDYLDASLTPLGWEQVDNLRNHVQATGLSNKIDLVIISPLTRTLQTAVGVFGGGDYSDGIDVLPLMVADAGNSGRPAISSFNCSPFLAVELCRELLGVHPCDKRKTKREYQSSFPAIDFSLIESDEDIMWREEKRETDEEVAERGMKFMKWLWSRREKEIAIVTHSGFLFHTLSAFGNDCHQIVKNEICTHFKNCELRSMILVDKSMASHDTPATNFTGKVPDGPDLPSDAVDEKLS